Proteins encoded together in one Pseudomonas sp. TCU-HL1 window:
- a CDS encoding NAD(P)H-dependent oxidoreductase encodes MNVLIVHAHPEPQSFTSALRDLAVETLQGQGHQVRVSDLYAMNWNPVASASDFSERTNPDYLVYALEQREGVKSGRIAADIQAELDKLLWADLVIFNFPLYWFSVPAMLKGWIDRVLVSGVCYGGKRFYDQGGLAGKKALVTLTLGGRDHMFGEGAIHGPLEDMLRPLLRGTLAYVGLDVLPPFVAWHVPYISNDARQDFLRAYQERLQHLEQDVPLQFPRLEQFDDRLYPLAR; translated from the coding sequence ATGAATGTATTGATCGTCCACGCCCACCCCGAGCCGCAATCCTTCACCAGCGCCCTGCGCGACCTGGCCGTGGAAACGCTGCAGGGGCAGGGGCATCAGGTGCGGGTCTCCGACCTCTACGCGATGAACTGGAACCCGGTGGCGTCGGCCTCCGACTTTTCCGAGCGAACCAACCCGGACTACCTGGTCTACGCGCTGGAGCAGCGCGAGGGCGTCAAGTCCGGGCGGATCGCCGCGGACATCCAGGCCGAGCTGGACAAGTTGCTCTGGGCAGATCTGGTGATCTTCAACTTCCCGCTCTACTGGTTCTCGGTGCCGGCCATGCTCAAGGGCTGGATCGACCGGGTGCTGGTATCGGGCGTCTGCTACGGCGGCAAGCGCTTCTACGACCAGGGCGGGCTGGCCGGCAAGAAGGCGCTGGTCACCCTGACCCTGGGCGGGCGCGATCACATGTTCGGCGAGGGGGCCATCCACGGCCCGCTGGAAGACATGCTGCGCCCACTGCTGCGTGGCACCCTGGCCTATGTCGGCCTGGACGTGCTGCCGCCCTTCGTGGCCTGGCATGTGCCTTATATCAGCAACGATGCCCGCCAGGATTTCCTGCGTGCCTATCAGGAACGCTTGCAGCACCTGGAACAGGATGTGCCGCTGCAATTCCCTCGCCTGGAGCAGTTTGACGACCGGTTGTACCCGCTGGCGCGATGA
- the flgC gene encoding flagellar basal body rod protein FlgC, whose protein sequence is MSLSSIFNIAGTGMSAQNTRLNTISSNIANAETVSSSLDQTYRARHPVFATVMQDSLGNGDQGSLFADQDQSGAGVQVLGVIEDQSTLTPRYEPSHPAANADGYVYYPNVNVVEEMADMISASRSFQTNVEMMNTAKQMMQKVLTLGQ, encoded by the coding sequence ATGTCCCTGTCCAGCATCTTCAACATCGCCGGAACCGGCATGAGTGCCCAGAACACTCGGCTGAACACCATCTCCAGCAACATCGCCAACGCCGAGACCGTTTCCTCCAGCCTCGATCAGACCTACCGCGCCCGCCACCCGGTGTTCGCCACCGTGATGCAGGACAGCCTGGGTAATGGCGACCAGGGCTCGCTGTTCGCCGATCAGGATCAGTCCGGCGCCGGCGTCCAGGTGCTCGGCGTGATCGAGGACCAGAGCACCCTGACTCCGCGCTACGAGCCGAGCCATCCCGCGGCCAACGCGGATGGCTACGTCTACTACCCGAATGTGAACGTGGTGGAAGAGATGGCGGACATGATTTCCGCCAGCCGTTCCTTCCAGACCAACGTCGAAATGATGAACACCGCCAAGCAGATGATGCAGAAAGTGCTGACCCTGGGTCAGTAA
- the flgB gene encoding flagellar basal body rod protein FlgB: MSISFEKALGIHQQALSFRAQRGEVLANNIANADTPNYKARDLDFASVLAQQSEKAASGSFQATRTNEQHIAAEGFDMADASLKYRIPFQAAVDQNTVDAQLEQSNYTENAMQFQASFTFLNSKFKGLIGALRGE; the protein is encoded by the coding sequence ATGAGCATCAGTTTCGAAAAGGCCCTCGGCATCCATCAGCAAGCCCTCAGCTTCCGCGCGCAGCGTGGCGAGGTGCTGGCCAACAACATCGCCAACGCCGACACCCCGAACTACAAGGCTCGTGATCTGGATTTCGCCAGCGTACTGGCCCAGCAGTCGGAGAAAGCCGCCAGCGGCAGCTTCCAGGCCACCCGTACCAACGAGCAGCACATCGCCGCCGAAGGCTTCGATATGGCCGATGCCTCGCTGAAGTACCGCATTCCGTTCCAGGCGGCCGTCGACCAGAACACTGTCGACGCCCAGCTCGAGCAATCGAACTACACCGAGAACGCCATGCAGTTCCAGGCCAGCTTCACCTTCCTCAATAGCAAGTTCAAAGGGCTGATCGGCGCCCTGCGCGGCGAATAA